AGGTGGCTGGAGGTGGGGTGAGCAGACAGAGCTCCCTTGAGCTACTGCACCCTCAAGTCTGCCCACACATGggacaggccagggccagggccgggggttggggggtgggggggtggagtgTAGTGTGCACCTCAGAGTAAGTGGGTAACCAGcgagctccctcctccctcccttcgaACAAAATTGCTGAGTCAGGGGATCAAGGGACAAGCCATTTAAAAGAGAAACGGCATAGTACCCCAACATTCAAGTTTCTCACCTGCTTTTTGCTGCAAGCAACTATGACCAGCCTGGGGACTTGCCCCTGAGCCTGCCACCTGTCACCCCCAAATTTTGAGGGTAAATAGCCAGGCCCCTTGCTGGTGGGGTGGAACCTCTAGAGGCACACTCCGCATGTTCCCCAAGGCCCGCcctggtgccccccccccccactgtcccGTGCTCGTTTGCGCCCCTTGCAGAGCCCCTGTCCTCATGTGGCCACCCCACTCTAGGACTTTCTCCCCATACCCCAGCCGCGCTTGAATCCTCATCTCAGGGCGGAATTATGGCGGGAATTCCCCAAACCCAGACAAGGCTGGACTGAAGccactggggaggaggtgggaggacgTTGGCGTGGTAGGGGTGGCTCTGAGCAGCGACAGATCGTTTCATCCACAGAGGCCATGCATGTTTTATTGGTGGGTACACACTCAGTAAGGGGAAACCGAGCCCCACCACCATGTACCCCAAcccagccttcctcctccaggccccCACCGTGGAGGGGGCCGTACCCACTGGGTCTTCTCTAAGGAcacggggagggaggtggggagcctACGTGACCTCGCCCAGCCTGGCGTAGCAGACAGGGCCAGTGCCACCCCCAAGTCTACTACCGGGGCCAGCCGTCAGCAGCGGGTAGCCGGCGCAGCGGGGGCCCGGGCCGTAGGGGCTCTGCCAGGGGCCGGGCCAGGAGCAAGGGGTAGGGAAAGGTCTTGGGAAAGTCGCCGGGACCCCCGGGTGCCGGCGAGAGGCGCTCAGACTTGATGCTGACTTGGGGGGTCGTTGGGGAGGCACCCCGAGCTGGCGGACCCTCCTCGCCCAGGCTGCGGCCCCCACTgcaagagaggagaagggagagagagccgTGAGCTctgtgaggaaggaagggagggaaaccaggAGATGGCACGGCTTGGGCAAAGGCTCGGCAAGAGGACCTTGGGAAAGGAGGGGGTGGCCATCTCTCTTGGGGCCTCCAAAAtagccgccccccacccccacctccgccAGAACTCCGGAAGGGCTGAGTGCAGGAACAGGAGTGGCCACCAGGTGTCAGCAGTGGCTAGGGGCTTCCGAAGATGTGGAaagcccgccccccgccccccccgcccccccccccccccccccccccccgcggaacctgactggtaggagaggcagtcagggcacttacctgggcTGGGCAGCGGCGGCTAGGGGCCCATCACCCCTCGAGGGCTGCCAGGGGGCCAGGGTAGGGGGCTGCAGCAAGCCCGGGGGCGGAGGGGGGTCTCCAAGGCCATATTCTGGGGGGGCAGGAGGAGTAAACTGAGGTCCCCACTAGCCAGTTTCCAGgtggttgtgggggggggggcggagtgtgggctgcccagcaggcagggctgtgaggggcacatacctgggggccctgctgggaggaaggggaagcttCCTAGTGGGGGTCCTGGAGCTGCAGCAGAGCATGGACTCTGCAGGCTACCATAGAGGCCTCTCTGtgcggagaaaaggggaagggggaactgaggcccacaatcaggccaccctgcctgcccccagcagccctgacACTCCTTCCCCTCACTCACCGAGGTGCTCAGTCCCCCTCGGCCTCCTACCAGGCCACCAGGCAGGTCTGACCTCCGCCCATCAGCTGTCAGGTACAGGGGTGGCGGTGTCTTGCTGGCAAGGTGGCTCGGTGAGAAGAGAGGGTGGGCCAGGCCTGCGGAGCAGGAGACCCCCAGAGAGAGGGCAGGCAGACATGTCATCTACTGACAGCGCAGGTCCAGAGGTGATAAACACAGCCAAGCAAGGCTAGAGCCAAGATCCCCATCCCCACATACTCCCCTGGGACCCtcacccctgcctctcccctctgcttctgCCTGTGCCTCATGCTTACCTGGGGGCCCAGCTTTGGGGGCTGCTGGCCGGAAGGGAGAGGGGCGGCtctgggcagggagggcctccccaAGCCCACTGGAGTCACagcctggtgggggcagggccccaTAGACCATGTCTGGGCTGGGCATAGCAGGGGCTGCTGgctgagggcagagaggacaggacTGGTTGGAGGAACGAGGAAGTGAGGAAAGACAGAATATCCCAATGCGTTCAGGGGCATCTCCACCTTTCAGAAGCCCTCACTACTCCTCCCTGTGGCCTAATCTTGCATGACTGGGGTGCCCGTGTCTGGATTTGTTTCTCCTTGacagccaggcccagggctgtggcTTCTCACTCAGCATAGGCCTCCCAGGTGTTtgatgaatgagagagagagagagagagagagagagagagagaaagaaagaaagaaaagggagggagggagggaaggaaggaaggaaggaaggaaggaacaaggaaggaaggaaggaaggaaaggaagagagaaagagagaaaggaagaaagaaaaactatctGCCTATTCAACTCTTATTCATCCTTCAAAGCCCTAGCTACAATGCCCACTCTTCCAGGAAGCTTTTCCTGCCTATCCAGGCAGAGACCTACCACCAAACTCCAGGCTTCCTGGCCCTTTTTCAGTCTCAGCCTTGACCATTTGGGCCTAGGAGATGGGGAGAGGGCCACATTCATGGCAGGACAGGGAGTCACTTACATAGAGCCGGGGCCGGGGCAAGGCTGGATCACCCCCATCACCCGCCAGCCTCCGCAGCTTCTCTCCTGGCCCCTCAGGTCCCTCATCTGACTCCAGCTCTGGTCCATCGAGGCCCACACCCCTCCGCTTCAGTGT
This window of the Desmodus rotundus isolate HL8 chromosome 9, HLdesRot8A.1, whole genome shotgun sequence genome carries:
- the MEF2B gene encoding myocyte-specific enhancer factor 2B isoform X3, with protein sequence MLAWGVHRRGFPKPQTASSCLAHSATTTTSPSSSDHANIWRTGRWFVCGSEWGFAYQGHSAQPRTMGRKKIQISRILDQRNRQVTFTKRKFGLMKKAYELSVLCDCEIALIIFNSANRLFQYASTDMDRVLLKYTEYSEPHESRTNTDILETLKRRGVGLDGPELESDEGPEGPGEKLRRLAGDGGDPALPRPRLYPAAPAMPSPDMVYGALPPPGCDSSGLGEALPAQSRPSPFRPAAPKAGPPGLAHPLFSPSHLASKTPPPLYLTADGRRSDLPGGLVGGRGGLSTSFPLPLFSAQRGLYGSLQSPCSAAAPGPPLGSFPFLPAGPPEYGLGDPPPPPGLLQPPTLAPWQPSRGDGPLAAAAQPSGGRSLGEEGPPARGASPTTPQVSIKSERLSPAPGGPGDFPKTFPYPLLLARPLAEPLRPGPPLRRLPAADGWPR
- the MEF2B gene encoding myocyte-specific enhancer factor 2B isoform X2 → MQASICIVCDRETGSVSDQGHSAQPRTMGRKKIQISRILDQRNRQVTFTKRKFGLMKKAYELSVLCDCEIALIIFNSANRLFQYASTDMDRVLLKYTEYSEPHESRTNTDILETLKRRGVGLDGPELESDEGPEGPGEKLRRLAGDGGDPALPRPRLYPAAPAMPSPDMVYGALPPPGCDSSGLGEALPAQSRPSPFRPAAPKAGPPGLAHPLFSPSHLASKTPPPLYLTADGRRSDLPGGLVGGRGGLSTSRGLYGSLQSPCSAAAPGPPLGSFPFLPAGPPEYGLGDPPPPPGLLQPPTLAPWQPSRGDGPLAAAAQPSGGRSLGEEGPPARGASPTTPQVSIKSERLSPAPGGPGDFPKTFPYPLLLARPLAEPLRPGPPLRRLPAADGWPR
- the MEF2B gene encoding myocyte-specific enhancer factor 2B isoform X1, whose translation is MQASICIVCDRETGSVSDQGHSAQPRTMGRKKIQISRILDQRNRQVTFTKRKFGLMKKAYELSVLCDCEIALIIFNSANRLFQYASTDMDRVLLKYTEYSEPHESRTNTDILETLKRRGVGLDGPELESDEGPEGPGEKLRRLAGDGGDPALPRPRLYPAAPAMPSPDMVYGALPPPGCDSSGLGEALPAQSRPSPFRPAAPKAGPPGLAHPLFSPSHLASKTPPPLYLTADGRRSDLPGGLVGGRGGLSTSFPLPLFSAQRGLYGSLQSPCSAAAPGPPLGSFPFLPAGPPEYGLGDPPPPPGLLQPPTLAPWQPSRGDGPLAAAAQPSGGRSLGEEGPPARGASPTTPQVSIKSERLSPAPGGPGDFPKTFPYPLLLARPLAEPLRPGPPLRRLPAADGWPR
- the MEF2B gene encoding myocyte-specific enhancer factor 2B isoform X4, whose protein sequence is MILQDGMLIQCPQSQGAVFLTSERPQDKVERHFTPSQPPPPQLVEEGFLLPFTVPITPTSGELAAGLSAARSGDLHIKVTLPSLGQWGGKKYRSHAFWTRGIGSANRLFQYASTDMDRVLLKYTEYSEPHESRTNTDILETLKRRGVGLDGPELESDEGPEGPGEKLRRLAGDGGDPALPRPRLYPAAPAMPSPDMVYGALPPPGCDSSGLGEALPAQSRPSPFRPAAPKAGPPGLAHPLFSPSHLASKTPPPLYLTADGRRSDLPGGLVGGRGGLSTSFPLPLFSAQRGLYGSLQSPCSAAAPGPPLGSFPFLPAGPPEYGLGDPPPPPGLLQPPTLAPWQPSRGDGPLAAAAQPSGGRSLGEEGPPARGASPTTPQVSIKSERLSPAPGGPGDFPKTFPYPLLLARPLAEPLRPGPPLRRLPAADGWPR
- the MEF2B gene encoding myocyte-specific enhancer factor 2B isoform X5: MGRKKIQISRILDQRNRQVTFTKRKFGLMKKAYELSVLCDCEIALIIFNSANRLFQYASTDMDRVLLKYTEYSEPHESRTNTDILETLKRRGVGLDGPELESDEGPEGPGEKLRRLAGDGGDPALPRPRLYPAAPAMPSPDMVYGALPPPGCDSSGLGEALPAQSRPSPFRPAAPKAGPPGLAHPLFSPSHLASKTPPPLYLTADGRRSDLPGGLVGGRGGLSTSFPLPLFSAQRGLYGSLQSPCSAAAPGPPLGSFPFLPAGPPEYGLGDPPPPPGLLQPPTLAPWQPSRGDGPLAAAAQPSGGRSLGEEGPPARGASPTTPQVSIKSERLSPAPGGPGDFPKTFPYPLLLARPLAEPLRPGPPLRRLPAADGWPR